A window of Pseudodesulfovibrio hydrargyri contains these coding sequences:
- the pta gene encoding phosphate acetyltransferase: MSKSLFIAATEPYSGKSAILLGLMHLLHANVQRVAIFRPIIGDPVHDEHDHDIDLVQKLFKLDIEYERTHAYTLSQARRLLNEGQQALLLETTLNKFKELEKEYDFVLCEGTDYIGDSATMEYELNTSIISNLGCPVLLVVNGRDQDAENVCDSAQRTIETFEQRGLEVLGLIVNRARPDLPASVLDDIRERVRTTHPLLGYIIPDDKRLGNPTIRDVAKWLGASVLYGHGQLDRPVDDCLVAAMHIGNFLKYLTEGSLIITPGDRSDIILASLTSRQSSAYGNIAGMVLTGGLQPSDTIHRLIEGWTGVPMPILSVEDHTFKATQILQALHGTIDPENPAKVASAIELFDSNVNTEELQKRLVTTKSRKITPFMFEYNLIERAKARPQRIVLPEGNSDRVIQATEILLRRNVAEIILLGDETAVREQAARLGVRLDGARIVNPTTSERFEDYAQAYFEARKKKGILMKDARDRMSDPTYFGTMMVKMGDADGMVSGSVTTTSQTIRPAFEFIKTKPGSSIVSSVFLMCMGDHVVCFGDCAVNPKPDARQLAEIALVSAETARVFGIEPKVALLSYSTGTSGKGEEVEKVAEAARIARELAKERGLDIPIEGPLQYDAAVAPDVAKTKLPGSEVAGQATVFIFPDLNTGNNTYKAVQRAVPGSTAVGPILQGLNKPVNDLSRGCLVRDIVNTVAITAIQAQAEKDA; encoded by the coding sequence ATGTCTAAAAGCCTTTTCATAGCGGCCACCGAGCCGTACAGCGGCAAGTCCGCCATCCTGCTGGGGCTCATGCACCTGTTGCATGCCAATGTACAGCGAGTGGCCATCTTTCGCCCGATCATCGGCGACCCGGTGCACGACGAACACGACCACGACATCGATCTCGTCCAGAAGCTCTTCAAGCTGGACATCGAGTACGAACGGACCCACGCCTACACCCTGAGCCAGGCGCGCAGGCTGCTCAACGAAGGGCAGCAGGCCCTGCTCCTCGAGACCACGCTCAACAAATTCAAGGAATTGGAGAAGGAGTACGACTTCGTGCTCTGCGAGGGCACCGACTACATCGGCGACAGCGCCACCATGGAGTACGAGCTGAACACCTCGATCATCTCCAACCTGGGCTGCCCGGTGCTGCTGGTGGTCAACGGCCGCGACCAGGACGCCGAAAACGTGTGTGATTCGGCCCAGCGGACCATCGAGACCTTCGAGCAGCGGGGCCTCGAGGTCCTCGGCCTGATCGTCAACCGGGCCCGTCCCGACCTGCCCGCAAGCGTGCTCGACGACATCCGCGAACGCGTCCGCACCACCCATCCCCTGCTCGGCTACATCATCCCGGACGACAAGCGCCTGGGCAACCCGACCATCCGCGACGTCGCCAAATGGCTGGGCGCCTCGGTCCTGTACGGCCACGGCCAGCTCGACCGGCCGGTGGACGACTGCCTGGTGGCGGCCATGCACATAGGCAATTTCCTCAAGTACCTGACCGAAGGGAGCCTGATCATCACCCCCGGCGACCGCTCGGACATCATCCTGGCCAGCCTGACCTCGCGCCAGTCCTCGGCCTACGGGAACATCGCGGGCATGGTCCTGACCGGCGGCCTCCAGCCGTCGGACACCATCCACCGGCTGATCGAAGGCTGGACCGGCGTGCCCATGCCCATCCTGAGCGTGGAGGACCACACGTTCAAGGCCACCCAGATCCTCCAGGCCCTGCACGGCACCATCGACCCGGAAAACCCGGCCAAGGTCGCCTCGGCCATCGAGCTGTTCGACTCCAACGTGAACACCGAGGAGCTGCAAAAACGCTTGGTGACCACCAAGTCCCGGAAGATCACCCCGTTCATGTTCGAGTACAACCTGATCGAAAGGGCCAAGGCCCGGCCGCAGCGCATCGTCCTGCCCGAGGGCAACAGCGACCGCGTGATCCAGGCCACGGAGATCCTGCTGCGCCGCAACGTGGCCGAGATCATCCTGCTCGGCGACGAGACCGCCGTCCGCGAGCAGGCGGCCCGCCTGGGCGTACGGCTTGACGGGGCGCGGATCGTCAACCCGACCACGTCCGAACGGTTCGAGGACTACGCGCAGGCCTATTTCGAGGCCCGCAAGAAAAAGGGCATCCTCATGAAGGACGCCCGCGACCGGATGAGCGATCCGACCTATTTCGGGACCATGATGGTCAAGATGGGCGACGCCGACGGCATGGTTTCCGGATCGGTGACCACCACCTCCCAGACCATCCGCCCGGCCTTCGAGTTCATCAAGACCAAGCCCGGCTCCTCCATCGTCTCGTCGGTCTTCCTGATGTGCATGGGCGACCACGTGGTCTGCTTCGGCGACTGCGCGGTGAACCCCAAGCCGGACGCCCGCCAGCTGGCCGAAATAGCCCTGGTCTCGGCCGAGACCGCGCGCGTCTTCGGCATCGAACCCAAGGTGGCCCTGCTCTCCTACTCCACCGGCACGTCCGGCAAGGGCGAGGAAGTGGAGAAGGTGGCCGAGGCCGCGCGCATCGCCCGTGAGCTGGCCAAGGAACGGGGCCTCGACATCCCGATCGAAGGCCCCCTGCAGTACGACGCGGCCGTGGCCCCGGACGTGGCCAAGACCAAGCTGCCCGGCTCCGAAGTGGCGGGCCAGGCCACGGTCTTCATCTTCCCGGACCTGAACACCGGCAACAACACCTACAAGGCCGTGCAGCGCGCCGTGCCCGGCTCCACGGCCGTCGGCCCGATCCTGCAGGGCCTGAACAAACCCGTCAACGACCTGAGCCGGGGATGCCTGGTGCGCGACATCGTCAACACCGTGGCCATCACCGCCATTCAGGCCCAGGCAGAAAAGGACGCTTAA
- a CDS encoding DUF697 domain-containing protein produces MSKQMKNFLTIAGIVILGAFLAFLYDCIAGLADFAGRINPALAPWVFWGLMGVVLASLAWWLSLALVRPRPLLVHADPTPEELAGFRRELVKRLARNRVLRDSGVDVRDESGLELGLEVLRRRADEEIRSTAKRVFIGSAVSQNGRLDSLVVLFLISRLAWRISKLYAQRPHYRELVNLYVNIAATSFLAGSIEEFGIEEYIHELMGPLVAGSALGVMPGAEAVASTVTSSVLSGSTNALLAMRCGIVARNYMSLDLDRRGAMRRSATLEAARMFMSISGETVAQVTKLLVKGSSRAVRGGAKKAFTSVGKGVTGAAGSVGRGVSGAAGAVGDGAKSVGRGARDIGRGVTDSARSVVDGVDRALDKVVDGTAGAAKRSARTVRSAADGAGRLAKRAGGAVSGAAGSAKGALRSTGKSVEKGVRSVRDTLLRRKKKPGDEPKDV; encoded by the coding sequence ATGTCGAAACAGATGAAGAATTTCCTGACCATTGCCGGGATCGTCATCCTGGGCGCGTTTCTCGCATTCCTGTACGACTGCATCGCCGGGCTGGCCGATTTCGCCGGACGGATCAACCCGGCGCTGGCCCCGTGGGTCTTCTGGGGGTTGATGGGCGTGGTCCTCGCCTCGCTGGCCTGGTGGCTGTCCCTGGCCCTGGTCCGGCCCAGGCCGCTGCTGGTCCACGCCGATCCCACGCCCGAGGAACTGGCCGGATTCCGCCGCGAACTCGTGAAGCGGCTGGCCAGGAATCGCGTGCTCAGGGACTCGGGGGTCGACGTGCGCGACGAATCGGGCCTGGAACTCGGGCTCGAGGTCCTGCGAAGGCGGGCCGACGAGGAGATACGCTCCACGGCCAAGCGGGTGTTCATCGGCTCGGCCGTGTCCCAGAACGGGCGGCTCGACTCCCTGGTGGTCCTGTTTCTCATCTCGCGCCTGGCCTGGCGCATCTCCAAGCTGTACGCCCAGCGGCCGCACTACCGCGAGCTGGTCAATCTGTACGTGAACATCGCGGCGACCTCGTTTCTGGCGGGTTCCATCGAGGAGTTCGGCATCGAGGAATACATCCATGAACTCATGGGGCCGCTGGTGGCCGGGTCGGCCCTGGGGGTCATGCCCGGGGCCGAGGCCGTGGCCTCCACCGTGACCAGTTCGGTCTTAAGCGGCTCCACCAACGCGCTGCTGGCCATGCGCTGCGGCATCGTGGCCCGCAACTACATGAGCCTGGACCTGGATAGGCGCGGGGCCATGCGCCGCTCGGCCACCTTGGAGGCGGCGCGCATGTTCATGTCCATCTCGGGCGAGACCGTGGCCCAGGTGACCAAGCTGCTGGTCAAGGGCTCGTCCAGGGCGGTCAGGGGCGGGGCCAAAAAGGCCTTCACCTCCGTGGGCAAGGGCGTGACCGGGGCCGCCGGGAGCGTGGGACGCGGCGTGTCCGGCGCTGCCGGGGCCGTGGGCGACGGGGCTAAGAGCGTGGGGCGCGGAGCGCGGGACATCGGGCGCGGGGTCACGGACTCGGCCCGCTCGGTGGTGGACGGCGTGGACCGGGCCCTGGACAAGGTCGTGGACGGTACGGCCGGGGCCGCCAAGCGGTCCGCCCGCACGGTCCGCAGTGCCGCGGACGGGGCCGGGCGGCTGGCCAAAAGGGCCGGGGGAGCCGTGTCCGGCGCGGCCGGTTCGGCCAAGGGCGCGCTGCGCTCCACGGGCAAATCCGTGGAAAAGGGCGTGCGCTCGGTGCGCGACACGCTGCTGCGCCGGAAGAAGAAGCCCGGGGACGAGCCGAAAGACGTCTAG
- a CDS encoding acetate/propionate family kinase, translating into MKILVINCGSSSLKYQLRDMNNETVMATGLVERIGGEIGRIAHTSRPDGDSPAKRVDELPIADHTEALKLMTDRLLDGVIDSLGEIDAIGHRVVQGGESFSHPVLVDDAVVETIRANIPLAPLHESNTIGIEQARKLFGDVPNVTVFDTEFHLTMPPHAYMYPLPMELYDDLKIRKYGFHGTSHKFVSRAAAEHLGKKPEEVNLITLHLGNGCSMDAVEKGKCVDTTMGLTPLAGLMMGSRCGDIDPAIVPFLAKNKSLSLDEIDALMNHQSGLLGICGMNDMRDVHQAREQGDENAQLAFEMFAYRAKKTVGSFLAVLGTVDALVFTAGVGENDDHLRAKVCEGLAPLGIHIDTEKNAVREPGIREIHAAGSPVKILIVPTNEELEIARSTMAVVNEAAA; encoded by the coding sequence ATGAAAATCCTGGTTATCAACTGCGGCAGCTCCTCCCTCAAATACCAACTGCGGGACATGAACAACGAAACGGTCATGGCCACCGGCCTGGTGGAACGCATCGGCGGGGAGATCGGCCGGATCGCCCATACCTCCCGCCCGGACGGCGACTCGCCCGCGAAACGGGTGGACGAGCTGCCCATCGCCGATCACACCGAGGCCCTGAAGCTGATGACGGACCGCCTCCTGGACGGGGTGATCGATTCGCTCGGCGAGATCGACGCCATCGGGCACCGCGTGGTCCAGGGCGGCGAATCCTTCTCCCACCCCGTGCTGGTGGACGACGCCGTGGTCGAGACCATCCGGGCCAACATCCCGCTGGCCCCGCTGCACGAATCCAACACCATCGGCATCGAACAGGCCCGCAAGCTCTTCGGCGACGTGCCCAACGTGACCGTGTTCGACACCGAGTTCCACCTGACCATGCCGCCCCACGCGTACATGTACCCCCTGCCCATGGAGCTCTACGACGACCTGAAGATCCGCAAGTACGGCTTCCACGGCACCTCCCACAAGTTCGTGTCCCGGGCCGCGGCCGAGCACCTGGGCAAGAAGCCCGAAGAGGTCAACCTGATCACCCTGCACCTGGGCAACGGCTGCTCCATGGACGCGGTGGAAAAGGGCAAGTGCGTGGACACCACCATGGGCCTGACGCCCCTGGCCGGCCTGATGATGGGCTCGCGGTGCGGCGACATCGACCCGGCCATCGTGCCGTTCCTGGCCAAGAACAAGTCCCTTTCCCTGGATGAGATCGACGCCTTGATGAACCACCAGAGCGGCCTGCTCGGCATCTGCGGCATGAACGACATGCGCGACGTGCACCAGGCACGGGAGCAGGGCGACGAAAACGCCCAGCTGGCCTTCGAGATGTTCGCCTACCGGGCCAAGAAGACCGTCGGCTCCTTCCTGGCCGTGCTCGGCACGGTGGACGCCCTGGTCTTCACCGCCGGGGTCGGCGAAAACGACGACCACCTGCGGGCCAAGGTCTGCGAGGGCCTCGCCCCCCTGGGCATCCATATCGACACGGAGAAGAACGCGGTCAGGGAACCGGGCATCCGGGAGATCCACGCCGCGGGCAGTCCGGTCAAGATCCTCATCGTCCCGACCAACGAGGAACTGGAGATCGCCCGCTCCACCATGGCGGTGGTCAACGAAGCCGCCGCCTAG
- a CDS encoding alpha,alpha-trehalose-phosphate synthase (UDP-forming), translated as MEPALKRLVVVSNRLPVALRKDEDGWKLKQGSGGLVTAMAPVLKNRGGMWIGWSGTSDSGAELDGLMDDFTEEAGYELCTVPLTEEDVDGYYYGFSNEIIWPLFHDLQSRCRFHPRYWRTYLDVNFKFAEVVARRSSPEDYIWIQDYHLMHQAFFLKSMGVRRNTGFFLHIPFPPPDIFMKLPWRAKLIQALTEFDLVGFQTVQDRRNFVGSLHRLMPEARVEGRGAVVTINMGNRSFRAGAFPISIDYAQFSDMAARPDVVQKAFDLKEALRHRKIILGVDRLDYTKGIPERIRSIQTLLRRYPDLKGKVNFIQIAVPSREEVDEYKELRTEIEQLVGRVNGEYSFPGWVPVHYHYRSLPHEDLVAYYAAADVGLVTPLRDGMNLVAKEYCACNNKGDGVLVLSEFAGAAAQLQKHAYLVNPYDVEGIAKALHRALYWPIEERKAHMTRLREQIRRGNIFRWVDSFLRAGIAKSLDDFPEADTVHFNRV; from the coding sequence ATGGAACCCGCGCTAAAACGGCTGGTGGTGGTCTCCAATCGCCTTCCGGTCGCCCTCCGCAAGGATGAGGACGGCTGGAAGCTCAAACAGGGCTCGGGCGGGCTGGTCACGGCCATGGCCCCGGTGCTCAAGAACCGGGGCGGCATGTGGATCGGCTGGTCCGGGACTTCGGATTCCGGGGCCGAACTGGACGGGCTCATGGACGACTTCACCGAGGAGGCCGGGTACGAGTTGTGCACCGTGCCACTGACCGAGGAGGACGTGGACGGCTACTACTACGGCTTTTCCAACGAGATCATCTGGCCGCTGTTCCACGATCTGCAGAGCCGCTGCCGTTTCCACCCCCGCTACTGGCGCACCTATCTGGACGTGAATTTCAAGTTCGCCGAGGTCGTGGCCCGGCGCTCCTCGCCCGAGGACTACATCTGGATCCAGGACTACCACCTCATGCACCAGGCCTTTTTTCTCAAGTCCATGGGCGTGCGGCGCAACACCGGGTTCTTCCTGCACATCCCCTTTCCGCCGCCGGACATCTTCATGAAACTGCCGTGGCGGGCCAAGCTGATCCAGGCCCTGACCGAGTTCGATCTGGTCGGCTTCCAGACGGTCCAGGACCGGCGCAATTTCGTGGGCAGCCTGCATCGGCTCATGCCCGAGGCCCGGGTCGAGGGGCGCGGCGCGGTGGTGACCATAAACATGGGCAACCGCTCGTTTCGGGCCGGGGCGTTCCCCATCTCCATCGATTACGCCCAGTTCTCGGACATGGCGGCCCGGCCCGACGTGGTCCAGAAGGCGTTCGACCTCAAGGAGGCGCTCAGGCACCGCAAGATCATCCTCGGCGTGGACCGGCTGGACTACACCAAGGGCATCCCAGAGCGCATCCGCTCCATCCAGACCCTGCTGCGCCGTTACCCGGACCTCAAGGGCAAGGTCAACTTCATCCAGATCGCGGTCCCCAGCCGCGAGGAGGTGGACGAATACAAGGAGCTGCGGACCGAGATCGAGCAGCTGGTCGGCCGGGTCAACGGCGAGTATTCCTTTCCGGGCTGGGTGCCGGTCCACTACCACTATCGCAGCCTGCCGCACGAGGATCTGGTGGCCTACTACGCGGCGGCCGACGTGGGGCTGGTCACGCCCCTGCGCGACGGCATGAACCTGGTGGCCAAGGAGTACTGCGCCTGCAACAACAAGGGCGACGGGGTCCTGGTCCTGAGCGAGTTCGCCGGGGCCGCCGCCCAGCTGCAAAAGCACGCCTACCTGGTCAACCCGTACGACGTGGAGGGCATCGCCAAGGCGCTGCACCGCGCCCTGTACTGGCCCATCGAGGAGCGCAAGGCGCACATGACCCGGCTGCGCGAACAGATCAGGCGCGGCAACATCTTCCGCTGGGTGGACTCCTTCCTCCGGGCGGGCATCGCCAAGTCCCTGGACGATTTCCCCGAGGCGGACACCGTGCACTTCAACCGGGTCTAG
- the groL gene encoding chaperonin GroEL (60 kDa chaperone family; promotes refolding of misfolded polypeptides especially under stressful conditions; forms two stacked rings of heptamers to form a barrel-shaped 14mer; ends can be capped by GroES; misfolded proteins enter the barrel where they are refolded when GroES binds) translates to MSKAIDYKAVAREGMQRGVNTLADAVKVTLGPKGRNVMIEKTWGAPQVTKDGVTVAEKIDLEDKLENMGAQMVKEVAKKTNEIAGDGTTTATILAQAVFNEGVKLLAAGRNPMSLKRGIDAAVAAVVEELDKMAKPIKKTSEIAQVGAISANNDMTIGEILAEAVDKVGNNGVITVEESQGLTTELDVVEGMQWDNGYLSPYFVNNQEAQNVTFENPFILLAENKISNIKALVPILEAVAKAGRPLLIIAETVENEALAGLTINAMRGALKVCAVKAPGFGDRRKEMVRDIAIMTGATPVSEDTAVTLESIRPEHFGTAKKVVVDKKNTLIVDGAGDKKAIEARCNEISNMAANSTSDYDREKLQERLAKMVGGVAVVKVGAPTEIEMKERKDRVDDALNATRAAVDEGIVPGGGTALVRAGKALKGLKGADDTEQAGIDIIARAIEEPLRQIANNCGLEGTVIVEKVKALKNNNGFNAATGEYADLVKEGVIDPKKVTRIALQNAASVSSMLLTTECAISDFVADED, encoded by the coding sequence ATGTCTAAAGCAATTGATTACAAAGCGGTAGCCCGCGAGGGCATGCAGCGCGGCGTCAACACCCTGGCCGACGCCGTCAAGGTCACCCTGGGCCCCAAGGGCCGCAACGTCATGATCGAGAAGACCTGGGGCGCTCCCCAGGTGACCAAGGACGGCGTGACCGTGGCCGAGAAGATCGACCTCGAGGACAAGCTCGAAAACATGGGCGCCCAGATGGTCAAGGAAGTGGCCAAGAAGACCAACGAGATCGCCGGCGACGGCACCACCACCGCCACGATCCTGGCCCAGGCCGTGTTCAACGAGGGCGTCAAGCTGCTGGCCGCGGGCCGCAACCCCATGTCGCTCAAGCGCGGCATCGACGCCGCCGTGGCCGCCGTGGTCGAGGAACTGGACAAGATGGCCAAGCCCATCAAGAAGACCTCCGAGATCGCCCAGGTGGGCGCCATCTCCGCCAACAACGACATGACCATCGGCGAGATCCTGGCCGAGGCCGTGGACAAGGTCGGCAACAACGGCGTCATCACCGTGGAGGAGTCCCAGGGCCTGACCACCGAACTGGACGTGGTCGAAGGCATGCAGTGGGACAACGGCTACCTCTCCCCCTATTTCGTCAACAACCAGGAAGCCCAGAACGTCACCTTCGAGAATCCGTTCATCCTCCTGGCCGAAAACAAGATCTCCAACATCAAGGCGCTCGTGCCCATCCTCGAGGCCGTGGCCAAGGCGGGCCGTCCCCTGCTGATCATCGCCGAGACCGTTGAGAACGAGGCCCTGGCCGGACTGACCATCAACGCCATGCGCGGCGCGCTCAAGGTCTGCGCCGTCAAGGCCCCGGGCTTCGGCGACCGCCGCAAGGAAATGGTCCGCGACATCGCCATCATGACCGGCGCCACCCCGGTGTCCGAAGACACCGCCGTGACCCTGGAATCCATCCGCCCCGAACACTTCGGCACCGCCAAGAAGGTCGTGGTCGACAAGAAGAACACCCTCATCGTGGACGGCGCGGGCGACAAGAAGGCCATCGAGGCCCGCTGCAACGAGATATCCAACATGGCGGCCAACTCCACCAGCGATTATGACCGCGAAAAGCTCCAGGAGCGGCTGGCCAAGATGGTCGGCGGCGTGGCCGTGGTCAAGGTCGGCGCGCCCACCGAAATCGAGATGAAGGAACGCAAGGACCGCGTCGACGACGCCCTCAACGCCACCCGCGCGGCCGTTGACGAAGGCATCGTCCCCGGCGGCGGCACCGCCCTGGTGCGCGCCGGCAAGGCCCTCAAGGGCCTCAAGGGCGCCGACGATACCGAACAGGCGGGCATCGACATCATCGCCCGGGCCATCGAGGAACCGCTCAGGCAGATCGCCAACAACTGCGGCCTCGAAGGCACCGTGATCGTCGAAAAGGTCAAGGCCCTCAAAAACAACAACGGCTTCAACGCCGCCACCGGCGAATACGCCGACCTCGTCAAGGAAGGCGTCATCGACCCCAAAAAGGTCACCCGCATCGCCCTGCAGAACGCCGCGTCCGTGTCCAGCATGCTGCTGACCACCGAATGCGCCATCTCCGACTTCGTCGCCGACGAAGATTAG
- a CDS encoding co-chaperone GroES, protein MGLKPLNDRVIVQRKEEEEKTAGGIYIPDSAKEKPQNGVVLAAGPECKTVKDGDIVLFAKYAGSEFSMDGDELIIMREDDILGVFA, encoded by the coding sequence ATGGGTTTGAAACCGCTCAATGACCGCGTCATCGTCCAGAGGAAGGAAGAAGAGGAAAAGACCGCCGGGGGCATCTACATCCCGGATTCCGCCAAGGAAAAACCCCAGAACGGCGTCGTCCTGGCCGCCGGCCCCGAGTGCAAGACCGTCAAGGACGGCGACATCGTCCTGTTCGCCAAGTACGCGGGCAGCGAGTTCAGCATGGACGGGGACGAACTGATTATCATGCGCGAGGACGACATCCTCGGCGTCTTCGCCTAA